Proteins encoded by one window of Gemmatimonadota bacterium:
- a CDS encoding sigma-70 family RNA polymerase sigma factor produces MDAARSDVTTLLAAASSGSPDALSALLPVVYDELKRMAAGQLRLERDDHTLGATALVHEAFLRLTGGTTPTWENRAHFFGIAAQAMRRILVEHARRRNAQKRGAKHQVTLDSQVDLADGAPSEEVVAVDEALNRLAALDARQAKIVELRYFVGLSIEESADVLGISPATVKRDWTLARAWLHRELQAA; encoded by the coding sequence ATGGACGCTGCCCGTTCCGACGTGACCACCCTCCTCGCCGCCGCCTCGAGCGGCAGTCCCGACGCCCTGTCGGCACTGCTCCCCGTGGTGTACGACGAGCTGAAGCGGATGGCCGCCGGACAGCTCCGTCTGGAACGGGACGACCACACCCTGGGGGCCACCGCGCTCGTCCATGAGGCGTTCCTCCGGCTGACAGGTGGCACCACGCCGACCTGGGAGAACCGGGCCCACTTCTTCGGGATCGCCGCCCAGGCGATGCGCCGCATTCTGGTGGAACACGCCCGCCGCCGGAACGCCCAGAAGCGCGGCGCCAAGCATCAGGTGACCCTCGACTCGCAGGTCGACCTGGCCGATGGCGCGCCGAGTGAGGAAGTGGTGGCCGTCGACGAGGCCCTCAACCGGCTCGCTGCCCTCGACGCGCGCCAGGCGAAGATTGTCGAGCTGCGCTACTTCGTCGGCCTCTCGATCGAGGAGAGCGCCGACGTCCTCGGCATCTCCCCCGCCACCGTGAAGCGCGACTGGACCTTGGCCCGCGCCTGGCTGCACCGCGAACTCCAGGCGGCCTGA
- a CDS encoding YggS family pyridoxal phosphate-dependent enzyme has protein sequence MPEPGLTGRIAAIRGVIAEQQQAGGWTHPVRIVAVTKTHGPEAVRAAAAAGLDAVGENRVQEALPKMAATADLAVEWHLIGGLQRNKARQAVGQFALIHSVDRAELAAELDRRAESTAVQPVLVQVNCSAEPQKGGVEPTDLAALLDAMRTMPRLRVDGLMTMAEFTDDETVQRRTFAMLRTLRDQMQAEGHRLPELSMGMSGDYPAAVAEGATMLRLGSILFGPRPQP, from the coding sequence ATGCCAGAACCGGGCCTCACGGGCCGAATCGCCGCCATACGGGGCGTGATCGCCGAGCAGCAGCAGGCCGGCGGGTGGACCCACCCGGTCAGGATCGTGGCGGTGACCAAGACCCATGGTCCCGAGGCTGTCCGGGCCGCTGCGGCCGCCGGATTGGATGCCGTTGGCGAGAACCGGGTTCAGGAAGCGCTCCCCAAGATGGCCGCGACCGCCGACCTCGCGGTCGAGTGGCACCTGATCGGCGGGCTGCAACGGAACAAGGCACGGCAGGCGGTGGGGCAGTTCGCCCTGATCCATTCGGTGGACCGCGCGGAGCTGGCCGCCGAACTCGACCGCCGAGCCGAGTCGACCGCCGTCCAGCCGGTGCTGGTGCAGGTGAACTGTTCTGCCGAGCCGCAGAAGGGCGGGGTGGAGCCGACCGACCTCGCAGCGCTGCTCGACGCGATGCGCACGATGCCGCGCCTCCGGGTCGATGGCCTGATGACGATGGCCGAGTTCACCGACGACGAGACCGTCCAGCGGCGCACCTTTGCCATGCTGCGGACGTTGCGAGACCAGATGCAGGCCGAGGGTCACCGGCTCCCCGAGTTGTCGATGGGGATGTCGGGGGACTACCCGGCCGCCGTGGCGGAGGGAGCGACGATGCTCCGCCTCGGATCGATTCTTTTCGGGCCTCGGCCCCAACCCTGA